The following are from one region of the Phormidium sp. PBR-2020 genome:
- the ftsH gene encoding ATP-dependent zinc metalloprotease FtsH: MTRQRTFPRLRPSLSRSPRSDSRRKQPLARVKAIAATWAILQALMASPVIAQAQNNGLSYSELLERVRSGQVERVELDPARQTAQVRLQGEDDLQEVQIFEENPDLMALLRNNPNVEVEINPTPDNSFAVGMLGQLMIIFLLIGGLMLIIRRSSQSGNNALSFGKSRARFHMESKTGVVFDDVAGIEEAKEELQEVVTFLKQPEKFSAIGARIPRGLLLVGAPGTGKTLLARAISGEAGVPFFSISGSEFVEMFVGVGASRVRDLFRKAKENAPCLIFIDEIDAVGRQRGTGIGGGNDEREQTLNQLLTEMDGFEGNSGVIVIAATNRPDVLDSALLRPGRFDRQVSVSLPTYNGRLGILDVHARNKKLADDISLEKIARRTPGFSGADLANLLNEAAILTARRRKEAISESEIEDAIDRITIGLKLQPLLDSKKKRIIGYHEVGHALLMTLLKNSDPLNKVTIVPRSGGVGGFAQQTYSEDMVDSGLYTRAWLIDRIIITMGGRAAEQVVFGDAEVTIGAGNDLKVVSTLAREMVTLYGMSDLGPVALESPNNQVFLGRELMPSSDHSEEMATQIDRHVRSLAQRCYEEACRILQENRVLMDSLVELLIEKEEIDGEEFRRIVAEHAQVPETELASTARPVASI; the protein is encoded by the coding sequence ATGACTCGTCAACGGACATTCCCTCGGCTTCGTCCCAGCCTCAGCCGCAGCCCACGGTCTGACTCCCGCCGTAAACAGCCACTGGCCCGGGTGAAGGCGATCGCGGCGACCTGGGCCATCCTACAAGCCCTGATGGCGAGTCCCGTCATAGCCCAAGCCCAAAATAACGGCTTGTCCTACAGTGAATTGCTTGAACGGGTCCGCAGTGGTCAAGTCGAACGAGTTGAACTTGATCCCGCCCGCCAAACCGCCCAGGTTCGTCTGCAAGGGGAAGATGACCTACAAGAGGTTCAGATATTTGAAGAAAACCCCGATTTAATGGCGTTACTCCGCAACAACCCCAACGTTGAAGTGGAAATCAACCCCACCCCAGATAACAGTTTCGCCGTCGGGATGTTGGGCCAGTTGATGATTATCTTCTTGCTCATCGGTGGTCTAATGCTAATTATTCGTCGCTCCAGCCAGTCCGGTAATAACGCCCTCAGTTTCGGCAAATCCCGCGCTCGCTTCCACATGGAATCGAAAACCGGCGTGGTGTTTGACGATGTAGCCGGGATTGAGGAAGCCAAAGAAGAACTGCAAGAAGTGGTCACCTTCCTCAAACAGCCTGAAAAATTCAGCGCCATTGGTGCTCGCATTCCCCGAGGCTTGTTATTAGTGGGCGCTCCCGGAACCGGTAAAACCCTGCTGGCTCGGGCAATTTCTGGAGAAGCAGGTGTGCCATTTTTCAGTATTTCCGGGTCTGAATTTGTCGAGATGTTTGTCGGGGTTGGAGCGTCCCGGGTACGCGATCTTTTCCGCAAAGCCAAAGAAAATGCCCCCTGTCTCATCTTCATCGATGAAATTGATGCCGTGGGCCGACAACGGGGAACGGGGATTGGCGGCGGAAACGATGAACGGGAGCAAACCCTCAACCAACTCCTCACGGAAATGGATGGTTTTGAGGGCAATAGTGGCGTGATTGTCATTGCCGCCACCAACCGTCCAGATGTTCTAGATTCTGCCCTCTTGCGGCCCGGACGCTTTGACCGTCAGGTGAGTGTTAGCTTACCCACCTATAACGGACGACTGGGAATTCTGGACGTTCACGCCCGCAACAAAAAACTGGCCGATGACATTTCCCTGGAGAAGATCGCCCGTCGCACTCCAGGATTTTCTGGGGCGGATTTAGCAAATTTACTCAACGAGGCGGCAATTCTTACGGCCCGTCGTCGTAAGGAAGCCATTAGTGAATCAGAGATTGAGGATGCCATTGATCGCATTACCATCGGTCTCAAGTTACAGCCCCTACTCGATAGCAAGAAAAAGCGCATCATTGGCTATCATGAGGTGGGTCATGCTCTATTGATGACCCTACTCAAGAACTCTGATCCCCTAAACAAAGTCACCATTGTTCCACGTTCAGGTGGCGTGGGCGGGTTTGCCCAACAAACCTATAGTGAAGACATGGTCGACAGTGGCTTATACACCCGTGCCTGGCTCATTGACCGCATTATCATCACGATGGGAGGACGGGCCGCTGAACAGGTGGTATTTGGGGATGCTGAGGTGACGATTGGAGCGGGGAACGACCTGAAAGTGGTGTCTACCTTGGCTCGGGAAATGGTGACGCTCTATGGAATGTCAGATCTGGGGCCGGTGGCCTTGGAAAGTCCCAATAATCAGGTGTTCTTGGGACGGGAGCTGATGCCCAGTTCTGACCATTCCGAGGAAATGGCGACACAGATTGACCGCCATGTGCGATCGCTGGCGCAACGCTGCTATGAGGAAGCCTGTCGGATTCTCCAAGAAAATCGCGTTCTCATGGATTCACTGGTAGAACTTCTGATTGAAAAAGAGGAGATTGACGGCGAGGAGTTCCGACGCATCGTCGCTGAACATGCGCAAGTGCCGGAAACAGAATTGGCCAGCACCGCCCGGCCGGTAGCCTCAATTTAA
- a CDS encoding M23 family metallopeptidase yields the protein MTLCWVVFLNGRSPQAMALNVEAGSWTGASFPVENFQAYTSPFGFRNSPTGGRGYEFHSGLDIAAPEGSYIRSWWGGTLVEVINDQGCGVGLVIESGDWEHIYCHLAGQVQTIQGRPTLVDRRGGIQVSEGQAVPSAARIGRVGMSGRTTGPHLHWGLRYGDRWVDPALVLRAMHRDR from the coding sequence ATGACTCTGTGTTGGGTGGTGTTCCTCAATGGGCGATCGCCCCAAGCCATGGCCCTGAATGTTGAGGCGGGAAGCTGGACTGGGGCCTCCTTCCCGGTGGAAAATTTCCAAGCCTATACCTCGCCCTTTGGCTTTCGTAACTCCCCCACGGGAGGACGCGGCTATGAGTTCCATTCTGGCTTGGATATTGCGGCCCCTGAGGGGAGTTATATCCGCAGTTGGTGGGGAGGAACCCTGGTTGAAGTGATTAATGACCAAGGCTGTGGCGTGGGCTTGGTGATTGAGTCCGGGGATTGGGAACATATCTATTGTCACTTGGCCGGCCAAGTGCAGACGATTCAGGGTCGGCCCACTCTCGTCGATCGCCGAGGGGGAATACAGGTCTCCGAAGGGCAAGCTGTACCCTCCGCCGCTCGCATTGGGCGGGTGGGTATGAGCGGACGCACGACGGGCCCCCACTTGCATTGGGGCTTACGCTATGGCGATCGCTGGGTCGATCCGGCCCTGGTGCTGCGAGCCATGCACCGCGATCGCTAA
- a CDS encoding photosystem II reaction center protein K: MDAALFLAKLPEAYQIFNPLVDVLPLIPLFFLLLAFVWQAAVGFR, translated from the coding sequence ATGGACGCAGCTTTATTCTTAGCCAAACTCCCGGAAGCCTATCAGATTTTTAATCCCTTAGTGGATGTTCTCCCCCTGATTCCCTTGTTTTTCCTCTTACTGGCGTTTGTCTGGCAAGCCGCTGTGGGTTTCCGTTAA
- the tgt gene encoding tRNA guanosine(34) transglycosylase Tgt: protein MNHFFEYHTQATCPDTGARAGVFQTPHGIVETPRFMPVGTLANVKTVTPHQLRGTGAQMVLANTYHLHLQPGEDIVAEAGGLHRFMGWDGPMLTDSGGFQVFSLSQMRTITEEGVTFRSPRDGARINLTPERSIEIQNALGADVIMAFDECPPYPASREAVELATARTERWLKRCIDHHRKSSQAQRQALFGIVQGGVYPDLRAQAAASLQKLDLPGYAIGGVSVGEPPELIEAIVKATTPLLPENKPRYLMGVGTYREMAQSIASGIDLFDCVIPTRLGRHGAAFVRGERWNLKNARFRRDYAPLDEECPCYTCQNFSRAYLSHLVRSQELLAYTLLSIHNITELIRFTQRIRQSILDGCFAQEFADWLKPSP from the coding sequence TTGAACCATTTTTTTGAGTATCACACCCAGGCCACCTGTCCGGACACCGGAGCCAGAGCTGGGGTGTTCCAGACGCCCCACGGTATTGTCGAAACGCCACGGTTTATGCCTGTGGGAACCCTCGCCAACGTCAAAACCGTGACCCCCCACCAGCTTCGAGGAACTGGGGCGCAGATGGTTCTGGCCAATACCTACCATCTGCATTTACAGCCGGGGGAAGATATTGTGGCTGAAGCCGGTGGCCTCCATCGTTTTATGGGCTGGGATGGCCCGATGCTGACCGATTCCGGTGGCTTTCAGGTGTTTAGTCTCAGCCAGATGCGCACGATTACAGAGGAGGGGGTGACTTTTCGCTCGCCTCGGGATGGAGCGCGGATTAATTTAACTCCAGAACGTTCGATTGAGATTCAGAACGCTCTGGGAGCCGATGTGATTATGGCCTTTGATGAATGTCCTCCTTACCCCGCAAGCCGCGAGGCAGTGGAGTTGGCCACGGCACGGACTGAACGCTGGTTGAAACGCTGTATTGACCACCATCGTAAGAGTTCTCAGGCACAACGGCAAGCTCTGTTTGGCATTGTGCAGGGGGGGGTTTACCCAGATTTACGAGCGCAAGCGGCGGCATCCTTGCAAAAGCTGGATTTACCGGGATATGCCATTGGTGGGGTGAGTGTGGGGGAACCGCCGGAGTTGATTGAGGCGATTGTTAAGGCTACCACTCCCCTGCTTCCAGAGAATAAGCCTCGCTATCTGATGGGGGTGGGGACTTATCGGGAAATGGCCCAGTCCATCGCCTCGGGGATTGATTTATTTGATTGTGTCATTCCTACTCGTTTGGGCCGACATGGGGCGGCGTTTGTGCGGGGGGAACGCTGGAATCTCAAAAATGCTCGTTTTCGACGGGATTATGCGCCTCTCGATGAGGAATGCCCCTGTTATACTTGTCAGAATTTCTCGCGAGCGTATTTGTCTCATTTGGTGCGATCGCAGGAACTCCTGGCTTATACGTTACTCTCGATTCACAACATCACGGAGTTAATTCGCTTCACACAGCGGATTCGCCAGTCTATCCTCGATGGCTGTTTTGCTCAGGAATTTGCGGACTGGCTCAAACCGTCCCCCTAA
- a CDS encoding GTP-binding protein translates to MPNPRSSNFERELDEAIFSFADIQSELNYKRAKTALHDLVERLDLSERERTGLEAEIDGLETMLDKLESDVVQIAAFGMVGRGKSSLLNALVGQPVFETGPLHGVTRSQQSVDWTLTRSAVGEGIDDVLQVSLPTVGTARVELVDTPGLDEVHGQTRAELAHKIAKRADLILFVISGDITQVEYDALSEIREAGKPLLLVFNKIDQYPDADRQAIYDQVRNERVRQLLTSDRIVMAAASPLTPTMVEKSDGRKGVVMEAGKPQVQELKLKILEILQREGKSLVALNSMLYADEVNEQVVQRKMEIRDRQANRIIWNGVMAKALAIALNPVTVVDIVTAATVDVVLLLSLSRLYGIPMTQTGAIDLLQKIALSMGGISASELLANLGLSGLKSLLGVATPVTGGVAFGGYVSVAITQASVAGVSTYAIGQVAKTYLANGASWGPEGPKVVVQQILDSLDETSILSQIKEELQQKLVG, encoded by the coding sequence ATGCCTAACCCCCGTTCTTCAAATTTTGAACGCGAACTCGATGAAGCTATTTTTAGTTTTGCCGACATTCAATCGGAACTCAATTATAAACGGGCGAAAACGGCATTACATGACCTTGTAGAACGGTTAGACCTCTCCGAGCGAGAACGGACAGGTTTAGAAGCCGAAATTGACGGCTTAGAGACCATGTTGGACAAGTTAGAGTCTGACGTGGTACAGATTGCCGCCTTTGGCATGGTGGGCCGGGGGAAATCCTCTCTGTTGAATGCCTTGGTGGGACAGCCGGTGTTTGAAACCGGGCCGCTGCATGGGGTGACGCGATCGCAGCAAAGTGTCGATTGGACCTTAACCCGCAGTGCCGTCGGCGAGGGGATCGATGATGTTTTACAAGTCTCCTTACCGACAGTGGGAACTGCCCGGGTGGAATTAGTCGATACTCCAGGATTAGATGAGGTTCACGGACAAACTCGGGCGGAATTAGCCCATAAAATCGCTAAACGAGCCGATTTAATTCTCTTTGTCATTTCTGGGGATATCACCCAAGTTGAATACGATGCACTCTCGGAGATTCGCGAGGCCGGGAAACCCCTGTTGTTGGTGTTCAACAAAATTGACCAATATCCCGATGCCGATCGCCAGGCGATTTATGATCAGGTTCGCAATGAGCGAGTGCGACAACTCCTCACAAGCGATCGCATTGTCATGGCCGCCGCCTCTCCCCTAACCCCGACGATGGTGGAGAAGTCCGACGGACGTAAGGGGGTAGTCATGGAAGCCGGGAAACCCCAAGTTCAGGAGTTGAAACTGAAAATCCTAGAGATTCTCCAACGAGAGGGGAAATCCTTAGTGGCTCTCAATAGTATGCTCTATGCCGATGAGGTGAATGAGCAAGTGGTGCAGCGGAAGATGGAGATTCGCGATCGCCAAGCCAACCGAATTATCTGGAATGGGGTCATGGCCAAGGCCCTGGCGATCGCCCTCAATCCAGTAACGGTGGTGGATATCGTCACAGCGGCGACGGTGGATGTGGTCTTATTACTATCCCTCTCACGACTGTATGGCATTCCCATGACCCAAACCGGGGCGATCGATTTGCTGCAGAAAATCGCCCTGAGTATGGGAGGAATTAGTGCCAGTGAATTGCTCGCCAATTTAGGCTTAAGTGGTTTAAAAAGTCTCTTAGGAGTCGCCACACCCGTGACTGGGGGAGTGGCGTTCGGGGGCTATGTCTCCGTGGCCATCACCCAGGCCAGTGTCGCGGGGGTGTCCACCTATGCGATCGGACAAGTCGCCAAAACCTATCTCGCCAATGGGGCATCCTGGGGGCCAGAGGGGCCGAAAGTGGTCGTTCAGCAAATCCTTGATTCCCTAGATGAAACCTCAATTTTGAGTCAGATTAAAGAGGAACTGCAACAGAAACTCGTGGGGTGA
- a CDS encoding HI0074 family nucleotidyltransferase substrate-binding subunit, whose amino-acid sequence MTKSDIRWIQRFSNFKRAFLLLENALTIESPSLVERAGMIQFFEMAFELSWKLLKDYQDLEGFTVKTPRETLKQAFQAEIITDGHDWIEALQDRNLMAHTYNEKTAIAVEQRIRYKYFPLLKNLHETFEAKLNTRQT is encoded by the coding sequence ATGACAAAATCAGATATTCGTTGGATTCAACGGTTCTCTAACTTTAAGCGAGCGTTTCTCCTCCTCGAAAATGCTCTAACAATTGAATCTCCATCTTTAGTTGAGCGTGCGGGAATGATTCAGTTCTTTGAAATGGCATTTGAGTTATCCTGGAAGCTCTTAAAAGACTACCAAGATCTAGAAGGATTCACTGTTAAAACCCCGAGAGAAACCCTAAAACAGGCTTTTCAGGCAGAGATTATCACTGATGGACATGATTGGATTGAGGCATTACAAGATCGAAATCTCATGGCACACACGTACAATGAAAAAACAGCGATCGCCGTTGAACAGCGAATTCGTTACAAGTACTTTCCCCTCTTAAAAAATCTCCATGAAACCTTTGAAGCGAAATTAAACACACGCCAAACATGA
- a CDS encoding nucleotidyltransferase domain-containing protein — translation MSYGLTDQDLEHIRGAIAKFPEIHQVLLFGSRAKGNYKPGSDVDLAIQGESVTHSTIFQLADVLNEDSPLPYFFDVIDYTSIDEPKLTEHINRVGIPIFTRTTP, via the coding sequence ATGAGCTATGGACTCACAGACCAAGATTTAGAGCATATCCGAGGGGCGATCGCCAAATTTCCAGAAATTCACCAAGTCCTATTATTTGGGTCTCGTGCAAAAGGCAACTACAAACCCGGGTCAGATGTTGACTTAGCCATTCAGGGTGAGTCCGTCACCCACTCCACAATTTTCCAGCTTGCTGATGTACTCAATGAAGACAGTCCCCTTCCCTACTTCTTCGATGTGATTGACTACACCAGCATTGACGAACCCAAATTAACGGAGCATATCAACCGCGTTGGCATCCCGATTTTCACTCGAACAACTCCCTAA
- a CDS encoding alpha-amylase, whose product MSEANGVMMQYFHWYTSADGSLWKQVVDNAQALADAGFTALWLPPAYKGTAGGYDVGYGVYDLFDLGEFDQKGSVRSKYGTKDEYIKAIQVAQAAGLHVYADVVFNHKLGADHTEEFQATPFNPHNRHEAVGEAQTIQAWTHFTFPGRQKKYSELEWHWWHFTAADYNAYDGDADVVYLFDGKTFDDGVDLEKGSFDYLMGCDLDMSRPDVQEELKYWGKWYVETTQVDGFRFDAVKHVQAGFFPQWLSHVRYHAGRSLFAVGEYWSGNIEALHHFIKETGGDVMLFDAPLHYNFSNASNQGSEYDLRQIFDNSLVKEQPALAVTLVDNHDSQPLQSLESVVEGWFKPLAYALILLRRDGYPCVFVADYYGAHYKDFAPDGQEYEIWLDSHQWLIDKFLMARKTYAYGDQYDYLDHPNTIGWTRLGDEEHPGGMAVILSNGEEGRKFMEVGQANTTYVDLTEHITEPVVTNDEGWAEFSCEGGSVSVWVPG is encoded by the coding sequence ATGTCTGAAGCCAACGGTGTCATGATGCAGTATTTCCACTGGTATACCTCCGCTGATGGGAGTCTGTGGAAGCAGGTTGTAGACAACGCCCAAGCCCTTGCTGATGCAGGATTTACCGCTCTGTGGTTACCTCCAGCCTATAAAGGCACGGCAGGGGGCTATGATGTGGGCTATGGGGTCTATGATTTATTCGATTTAGGGGAATTTGATCAAAAGGGTTCGGTCCGCAGCAAATACGGAACTAAGGATGAATACATCAAGGCCATTCAAGTTGCCCAAGCCGCTGGTCTTCATGTTTATGCCGATGTGGTGTTTAACCATAAACTGGGGGCAGACCATACGGAGGAGTTTCAGGCCACGCCTTTTAACCCTCACAATCGCCATGAAGCGGTCGGTGAAGCCCAAACAATTCAAGCCTGGACACACTTTACCTTTCCCGGCCGTCAGAAAAAGTATTCAGAACTCGAATGGCATTGGTGGCACTTCACCGCCGCAGATTACAACGCCTATGATGGCGATGCTGATGTGGTCTATCTCTTTGATGGGAAAACCTTTGATGACGGCGTGGATTTAGAGAAGGGAAGCTTTGATTATCTCATGGGCTGTGACTTGGATATGAGTCGGCCGGATGTTCAAGAAGAACTGAAATATTGGGGAAAATGGTATGTGGAAACAACCCAAGTTGATGGGTTTCGCTTTGATGCGGTGAAGCATGTCCAAGCGGGATTTTTTCCCCAATGGCTTAGCCATGTTCGCTATCACGCAGGCCGGTCTTTGTTTGCGGTTGGTGAGTATTGGTCAGGCAATATTGAGGCCTTACATCACTTTATCAAGGAGACGGGTGGGGATGTGATGTTGTTTGATGCCCCCCTCCATTACAACTTCAGCAATGCCAGTAATCAGGGCAGTGAGTATGACCTGCGGCAGATTTTTGATAATAGTTTGGTCAAGGAACAACCGGCGTTGGCGGTAACCCTTGTCGATAATCATGACTCTCAACCGTTGCAGTCGTTGGAGTCTGTGGTGGAGGGTTGGTTTAAGCCTTTGGCCTATGCCTTGATTTTGTTACGCCGGGATGGCTACCCCTGTGTGTTTGTCGCCGATTACTATGGGGCCCATTATAAGGATTTTGCCCCTGATGGTCAGGAGTATGAGATTTGGTTGGATAGTCATCAATGGTTGATTGATAAGTTTCTCATGGCCCGTAAAACCTATGCCTATGGCGACCAATATGACTATCTTGACCATCCAAATACGATTGGTTGGACTCGGTTGGGGGATGAGGAGCATCCTGGGGGAATGGCGGTGATTTTGAGTAACGGTGAGGAAGGACGTAAGTTTATGGAGGTGGGGCAAGCCAATACAACCTATGTTGATTTAACGGAACATATTACAGAACCGGTGGTGACCAATGATGAGGGATGGGCGGAGTTTTCTTGTGAGGGGGGGTCGGTGTCGGTTTGGGTTCCGGGTTAG
- the thiO gene encoding glycine oxidase ThiO, producing the protein MTREILIIGGGVMGLSIAVELTLRGASVTVISRDIKQAASQAAGGMLAPQAENLLPGPMLELCLQSRSLYRDWTQKLESLSGLATGYWPCGILAPVYDSPESTPVSEAGPSLWLDAQALQHYQPGLGADVVGAWWYPEDAQVDNRALMRSLLGAAEALGITLKEGLTVEAIAQVGTRISGVQTQAGLLTADHYVLAAGSWSSQLLPLALKPIKGQMFSVRAPRVNGELPLRRVLYGPNTYIIPRGHGQIVIGATSEDVGFVPGTTPEGLRSLLDRAIRLYPALQDYPIEEIWSGFRPGTPDELPILGDSYCDNLTLATGHYRNGILLAPITAKLTADLICDNQPDPLLKAFAWDRPQPSSTTSKTMLTSIRQPTPQPVQLNPSDSDPLMIAGRSFRSRLMTGSGKYNDFETMRSTIAASGCEIVTVAVRRVQTNAPGHEGLAEALDWSKIWMLPNTAGCKTPEEAIRVARLGREMAKLLGQEDNNFIKLEVIPDPTYLLPDPIGTLEAAEQLVKEGFAVLPYINADPMLAKRLEEVGCATVMPLGSPIGSGQGIQTAANIRIIIENAKVPVVVDAGIGTPSEAAFSMELGADAVLINSAIALAQNPVAMGQAMGMAVIAGRLAHHAGRIPIQAMANASSPLTGTISS; encoded by the coding sequence ATGACCCGTGAAATTTTAATTATTGGTGGCGGTGTGATGGGTTTATCCATCGCCGTTGAACTGACGTTACGGGGGGCAAGTGTCACCGTGATTAGTCGAGATATCAAACAGGCCGCCAGTCAGGCGGCGGGAGGGATGTTAGCCCCCCAAGCCGAGAACCTGTTGCCGGGGCCCATGTTGGAGTTATGTTTGCAGTCGCGATCGCTCTATCGAGACTGGACTCAGAAACTCGAAAGCCTCTCAGGACTTGCCACCGGCTATTGGCCCTGTGGGATTCTGGCCCCGGTATATGACTCTCCTGAGTCCACCCCAGTCTCGGAGGCGGGCCCCTCGTTATGGCTTGATGCCCAGGCGTTGCAGCATTATCAACCGGGGCTAGGGGCTGATGTGGTGGGGGCTTGGTGGTATCCAGAAGATGCCCAAGTAGATAATCGGGCCTTGATGCGATCGCTCCTCGGGGCAGCCGAGGCCCTAGGGATTACCTTAAAGGAAGGGTTAACCGTCGAGGCGATCGCCCAAGTGGGGACTCGTATCAGCGGGGTACAAACCCAAGCGGGATTGCTAACGGCAGACCATTACGTTCTAGCGGCGGGATCTTGGTCCAGCCAACTCCTCCCCCTAGCCCTCAAACCCATTAAGGGTCAAATGTTCTCAGTTCGGGCCCCACGAGTTAACGGAGAACTGCCCCTACGGCGCGTCCTGTATGGCCCCAACACCTACATTATCCCCCGTGGTCATGGTCAAATCGTCATCGGCGCCACCTCAGAGGATGTAGGATTTGTCCCCGGAACCACCCCCGAGGGACTGCGATCGCTCCTCGACCGGGCCATCCGCCTCTATCCAGCCCTCCAAGACTATCCCATCGAAGAAATCTGGTCAGGATTCCGCCCCGGAACCCCCGACGAACTGCCGATTTTAGGAGACAGCTACTGCGACAACCTCACCCTGGCCACCGGCCATTATCGCAACGGCATTCTCCTGGCCCCCATCACCGCCAAACTCACCGCTGATCTCATCTGCGATAACCAACCAGATCCCCTCCTCAAGGCCTTCGCCTGGGATCGCCCTCAACCGTCATCCACGACTTCAAAGACAATGCTGACTTCTATCCGTCAACCCACTCCTCAACCTGTGCAACTGAACCCCTCTGACAGTGATCCCCTCATGATTGCCGGTCGCTCTTTTCGCTCCCGTCTCATGACGGGAAGCGGGAAATACAATGACTTTGAAACCATGCGCAGTACGATTGCCGCCAGTGGCTGCGAAATTGTCACCGTGGCAGTTCGTCGGGTACAAACCAATGCACCCGGTCATGAAGGCTTAGCCGAAGCCTTAGATTGGTCGAAAATCTGGATGTTGCCCAACACCGCCGGTTGTAAAACCCCCGAAGAGGCCATCCGCGTCGCGCGACTGGGACGGGAAATGGCTAAACTCCTCGGACAAGAGGATAACAACTTCATCAAACTCGAGGTGATTCCTGATCCCACCTATCTCCTGCCCGATCCCATCGGTACTCTCGAAGCTGCTGAACAACTGGTCAAGGAAGGATTTGCAGTTCTCCCCTATATCAATGCCGACCCCATGTTAGCCAAACGCCTCGAAGAGGTTGGCTGTGCGACGGTGATGCCTCTTGGTTCTCCGATTGGTTCAGGACAAGGGATTCAGACGGCGGCGAATATCCGCATTATTATCGAAAATGCCAAGGTTCCGGTGGTGGTTGATGCGGGGATTGGCACTCCGAGCGAAGCAGCTTTTTCGATGGAGTTGGGGGCTGATGCGGTTTTGATTAATTCGGCGATCGCCCTGGCCCAAAACCCCGTCGCTATGGGACAAGCCATGGGCATGGCCGTCATCGCCGGACGGCTGGCCCATCATGCCGGACGAATTCCGATCCAAGCCATGGCCAACGCCAGTTCCCCCCTAACCGGGACCATTTCCAGCTAA
- a CDS encoding (2Fe-2S)-binding protein gives MTTVFAAGQTIECDRGANLRRVLLRQGIALYNGKASLINCRGIGSCGTCAVAVEGEVSDANWRDRTRRSLPPHDGQRSLRLACQTQVLGDVRVTKFDGFWGQGTTPVWTPDCQQP, from the coding sequence ATGACAACTGTTTTTGCTGCCGGACAAACCATTGAGTGCGATCGCGGCGCCAATCTGCGTCGTGTGCTTCTGCGCCAGGGGATTGCTCTGTACAATGGCAAAGCCTCTTTGATTAATTGCCGGGGGATTGGGTCCTGTGGAACCTGTGCTGTGGCGGTTGAGGGAGAGGTCTCTGATGCCAATTGGCGCGATCGCACCCGGCGATCGCTTCCCCCTCATGATGGTCAGCGTTCTCTGCGTCTAGCCTGTCAAACCCAAGTTCTCGGAGATGTCCGGGTGACGAAGTTTGATGGCTTCTGGGGCCAAGGAACGACCCCAGTTTGGACACCCGATTGTCAACAGCCGTAG